The Haloplanus salinarum genome includes a region encoding these proteins:
- a CDS encoding PGF-CTERM sorting domain-containing protein — protein MATRRTFLIGAAATTAGLAGAVGSATAQSETFELELTQEGFVGRAPSGIEGEANPTLEVEAGQNYAIQWTNSYNPESEGLPARHNLVVTTSDGVVRRGEYVFETGQSRTIQFQARSNLAEYFCEEHMGEGGEFDVAGGGDMDGGDGGSDGGDGGDMDGGDGGSDGGDGGDMDGGDGGDGGDGGDGGDGGDGGDGGDGEETSGGGPGFGVGAALTAIGAGAYGALRRSSDE, from the coding sequence ATGGCGACGCGAAGAACGTTCCTGATCGGCGCTGCAGCAACGACGGCGGGATTAGCCGGTGCCGTGGGTTCGGCAACGGCTCAGTCAGAGACCTTCGAACTCGAACTGACCCAGGAAGGGTTCGTCGGCCGTGCTCCCTCCGGCATCGAGGGCGAGGCCAACCCGACGCTGGAAGTGGAGGCGGGCCAGAACTACGCCATCCAGTGGACGAACAGCTACAACCCCGAGAGCGAGGGGCTGCCCGCGCGACACAACCTCGTGGTCACGACCTCCGACGGCGTCGTGCGCCGGGGCGAGTACGTGTTCGAGACGGGACAGAGCCGAACGATCCAGTTCCAGGCCCGATCCAACCTCGCGGAGTACTTCTGTGAGGAACACATGGGCGAGGGCGGCGAGTTCGACGTCGCCGGCGGTGGCGACATGGACGGCGGCGACGGCGGTAGCGACGGCGGCGACGGCGGCGATATGGACGGCGGTGACGGCGGTAGCGACGGTGGAGACGGCGGCGACATGGACGGCGGCGACGGCGGCGACGGTGGAGACGGTGGCGACGGTGGAGACGGCGGCGACGGTGGAGACGGCGGTGACGGCGAAGAAACCTCCGGCGGCGGCCCCGGCTTCGGCGTCGGTGCGGCCCTGACCGCCATCGGCGCGGGCGCGTACGGCGCACTCCGGCGCAGTAGCGACGAGTAG